In Candidatus Neptunochlamydia vexilliferae, the sequence CTTATGCCCTGAGAAGAATCTTGCTTAGAAAATGGCGTTGCTGGTGGGAGTTACAGAAATTACAATATTGAGAAATTACATACTGGTTCTTTAGCAAACCGCATGAAAGATTATGTAAACACGAGTTCCCCTCTAGTTATAATGTACTTAAAAAAATATTTTTTCTTCAAGCGGGTCTAATCGCCAAAGCTCAAACTCTGAATTGGACTTGATTAGGAGTTTGGAAGCGGAACTCTATAATTTAGTGGACGAAGACCATGGATGGAGGAGCTATTCTGCTAAAATTGAACAGGTATGTGATGAAGTTTTACAAAACGTAACGAGGTCTCATATTCGTATTTTCGCTACTATGTTTCTCAAGTTTGCATTGACAAAGACCGAAGAAGCTTTAAATATAAAAAAAAGGCAGTTAAGGAGACGTCGACAGATAAGTGGTCCACGACCCACCTACATAACAGACCAGCTATCCCCTCTGACAATGGATTGTTTGAACTGCTAATTACAGACAATGTATCTCTGATCCTCCTATAGAAGGTTTCGTCAAATAAATGTCTTTTTGTAACGCAGAGATATCGAAAAAGGTCGTAGAATCTACGAAGGAGAGCAATTTAAGCACTTTGAGGTGGCTTTTGTCTTAGCGGGGATTGCTGATAACAGGCTAATATGCCATATATCCTGAGTGTCGATAATTGGACAACATCCAATTATCGACATTTGCTAGCTATCCTTTGGGAGAGGAGTATCCAGGCTTCCCATCGAAGTGGTAAAGGTTTTCCGTCTTAATAATATCAAGACCTTCCTCTACCAATTCTCCAAGAAGGGCGACACATTTTTCTGGGGTGCAGCTGCCACTTTTGGGGACGAAACGGACCCGCCACTGGTCGATACAAAATGTTTCAGGCATTCCATCGGGGTAGATACGGGCTCCCCGGTTGCTAATCATCTCCACCTTAAAGCTTTCTAGGCTTAAAGCGGTGATTTTCTTTTGGAAGGCCTCGAGGGTCGACGCCGCATAGAAAAAGACGTCGGTTCCGACGAGCTCCCGCTTTGTTTTGATCGTCTTGCGGGTGTAGGTGTGGGAGGGTCCCTTTTGCTCTTTGTAACAGACCGGTTTGAGTTCAGAAGGTTTTTGCCCGAGGTTCCCTATCACAGCAGCAGCAAACTCTTGGGTCCCGACCTTCTCTTTGCTGATCCCTTCTTTGAAGATATCATAGGTGTGGACTCCCGATTCAAGCGTTTTCAGCCAGCTGTTGTGAATCGCTGCAGCCACATCGCTTTGACCGATGTGGATGAGCATCAGGACTGAGGCAAGGATCAGGGCTGAGGGGTTAGCGAGGTTTTGCCCTGCCCGCCTGGGGGCTGATCCGTGGATGGCTTCGAACATTGCCCCATGGTCGCCGATGTTAGCCGATCCGACAAGGCCGACCGAGCCAGCGATTTGAGCCGCGACATCAGAGAGGATATCTCCATAGAGATTCGGCATCACCACCACATCAAAAGCCTCGGGGGTGTCAGCCAATTTTGCCGCGCCGATATCAACGATCCAGTGATCATGTTCAATATGGGGATACTCTTGGGCAACCTCGTTAAAGACCTGGTGGAAAA encodes:
- a CDS encoding NADP-dependent isocitrate dehydrogenase, whose product is MEATLKTLEAAGASLDIHEVEIGEKVYLKGHPTGIEDATWETIRKTKAFLKAPITTPQGGGFKSLNVTIRTTLGLYANVRPCVSYAPFVATKHPIMDVVIVRENEEDLYSGIEYRQSPEVCESIKLISNPGSEKIIRYAFEYAKAYGRKKVTCFVKDNIMKLSDGLFHQVFNEVAQEYPHIEHDHWIVDIGAAKLADTPEAFDVVVMPNLYGDILSDVAAQIAGSVGLVGSANIGDHGAMFEAIHGSAPRRAGQNLANPSALILASVLMLIHIGQSDVAAAIHNSWLKTLESGVHTYDIFKEGISKEKVGTQEFAAAVIGNLGQKPSELKPVCYKEQKGPSHTYTRKTIKTKRELVGTDVFFYAASTLEAFQKKITALSLESFKVEMISNRGARIYPDGMPETFCIDQWRVRFVPKSGSCTPEKCVALLGELVEEGLDIIKTENLYHFDGKPGYSSPKG